One genomic segment of Bacteroidales bacterium includes these proteins:
- a CDS encoding DUF433 domain-containing protein: protein MSLIDRITIDANICHGKPCVRGMRWPVEVIIDMLGSGMTIEQIVEDHPELEREDILASLNFAKLYLSGHSIKDVA, encoded by the coding sequence ATGAGTCTAATAGATAGGATTACAATAGACGCAAATATATGTCATGGAAAGCCTTGCGTTCGTGGAATGAGATGGCCAGTCGAAGTAATTATTGACATGTTAGGTTCTGGTATGACAATTGAGCAAATTGTTGAAGACCATCCTGAATTAGAAAGAGAAGATATTTTGGCAAGTTTAAATTTTGCTAAACTTTATTTATCTGGTCATTCTATTAAAGATGTTGCTTAA
- a CDS encoding type II toxin-antitoxin system HicB family antitoxin produces the protein MSKIEMTAVFEPCDEGGYIAYVEEIPGINSQGETIKEAKENLSEAINLMFEERRASQIRNKKDRVKKLITQTLSFSL, from the coding sequence ATGAGTAAGATTGAAATGACAGCCGTATTTGAACCTTGTGATGAAGGTGGATACATTGCATATGTTGAAGAAATACCAGGAATAAACAGTCAGGGAGAAACCATTAAAGAAGCGAAAGAGAATCTTTCGGAAGCAATTAACCTTATGTTTGAAGAAAGACGGGCTAGCCAGATAAGGAACAAAAAAGACAGAGTTAAGAAATTGATTACACAAACCCTATCTTTTAGCTTATAG
- a CDS encoding isoprenylcysteine carboxylmethyltransferase family protein, with the protein MKKKSELTRQEMISLIKIIIIRFSFFPISLGLLILLPAGTFDYWQVYVYFGILVVPMTFVVFYFLKIDPKFLERRTRAKEKEKQQILISILSTLVFLAGFIIPGLDHRFIWSNVPIYITISADIVILLGYLIIFFVFKQNSYASNIIEVNENQKIISNGFYGIVRHPMYIGVLIMFIPTPIALGSYWGLIPFALLPVSLALRILNEEKVLSNNLNGYKEYCQKTRYRLIPFIW; encoded by the coding sequence ATGAAAAAGAAAAGCGAGTTGACACGACAGGAAATGATATCATTGATAAAAATAATCATTATCAGATTTTCATTTTTCCCTATTTCTCTTGGGCTTCTTATTCTTTTACCTGCGGGAACATTTGATTATTGGCAGGTGTATGTCTATTTCGGAATTCTCGTTGTTCCAATGACTTTTGTTGTGTTTTATTTTTTAAAAATAGATCCAAAATTTTTAGAACGTAGGACAAGAGCAAAAGAAAAGGAAAAGCAACAAATTTTAATTTCAATACTATCGACTTTAGTTTTTCTTGCAGGATTTATTATCCCGGGTTTAGATCACCGTTTTATCTGGTCTAATGTACCAATATATATAACTATCTCAGCAGACATAGTCATTTTATTGGGCTATCTTATTATCTTTTTTGTATTCAAGCAAAATAGTTACGCATCGAATATAATTGAAGTCAATGAAAATCAAAAGATAATATCTAATGGCTTTTACGGAATTGTTCGTCATCCAATGTACATAGGTGTACTAATAATGTTTATACCCACACCAATTGCCCTTGGTTCATATTGGGGGCTAATCCCTTTCGCTTTACTTCCTGTTTCCCTCGCATTAAGAATTCTTAATGAGGAAAAAGTTTTATCTAATAATTTAAATGGATACAAAGAATATTGTCAAAAAACTAGATATAGGTTAATTCCATTTATATGGTAA
- a CDS encoding type II toxin-antitoxin system HicA family toxin, with amino-acid sequence MKRNKFIKYLEKNGCSLAREGGKHSLYKNTKTEKMSTVPRHPDIKENLCRKICKDLGISDILKKESK; translated from the coding sequence GTGAAACGAAATAAGTTTATTAAATATCTTGAGAAGAATGGCTGCTCGCTTGCAAGAGAGGGTGGAAAGCACTCATTGTATAAGAATACTAAAACGGAGAAAATGTCAACAGTACCAAGACATCCAGACATCAAAGAGAATCTGTGTCGAAAGATATGTAAAGACTTAGGTATCTCTGACATTTTGAAGAAAGAATCTAAGTAA
- a CDS encoding DUF5615 family PIN-like protein encodes MRFLCDVHISYKVVKHLISLGFETIHVNEILDKWHTKDIDICNYADSNDLIVITKDSDFRDSFFIKKTPKKLIKINLGNISNQELIRIISENINSITKLSPKSYFLIEIDKTYITFIDDEQSSGGNML; translated from the coding sequence ATGAGATTTCTTTGCGATGTACATATTTCTTATAAAGTTGTTAAACATTTAATTTCATTAGGATTTGAGACAATACATGTAAATGAAATACTTGATAAATGGCATACAAAGGACATAGATATATGTAATTATGCAGATTCTAATGATTTGATTGTAATTACTAAAGATTCTGATTTTCGCGATAGTTTCTTTATTAAAAAAACACCAAAAAAGCTTATTAAAATAAATCTTGGAAATATTTCAAATCAAGAACTGATTCGAATTATATCAGAGAATATTAATTCAATTACAAAACTCAGCCCAAAATCATATTTTTTGATTGAAATTGATAAAACTTATATAACATTTATTGATGACGAACAAAGTTCAGGTGGTAACATGCTTTAA